The stretch of DNA CCGCATTCTCGCAATCATTCTGGCCATCAGCATCAGCCCCGCGATCGCGTCCTCCGCCGGCGCGATCCGGGTCGACGTGCCGGGGAGCACGGGCCAGCCGGGACTCACTCTCATCGGACAGTCGCCCAGGGGCGCCGAGCTGCACTACGAGATGGGATCCTACGAGCAGGAGTCGATCGTGGTGAACGGCGAGCCTTGCGTGAGGATCAGCCTTCCGGGCGTGATCCTTCCGAACGACGCCGGCGCGCCCGACCTGCCGGGGCTCAGCCGCTTCCTGGCGATCCCCGAGGGGGCAAGCGCCCGACTCGAGATCATCTCCTCGCAGACTGAGGTGGTCCATGGAATCGAGATCTCTCCCGCGCCCGTGATCCCTCGGGAGAACCAGGACGGGCCGCTCGTCTATGAGAGGAACGCGGCGATCTACGGCGCCGGCTCCTACTATCCCGCGAGTTCGGCGATCCTCTCCCCCGTGCAGGAGATCCGCGGCGTCGACTTCGTGATCCTCGGCGTCACTCCGTTCCAGTACAACCCGGCCCGCAAGGAGCTGCTCGTCTACAAGGAGATCGACATCAAGGTCGAGTTCATCGGAGGAACCGGCCTGTTCGGCGAGGAGCGCCTGCGGAGCCGCTTCTGGGAACCGATCCTGCAGCAGCATCTGATGAACTACGCGACGCTTCCCCAGGTCGACTGGGATCGCGGCGGACCCTCCCGCAACGGGTTCGATTACATCATCATCTCCCCCGACCAGGCCGACTTCATCGCGTGGGCCGACACGCTCAAAGCGTGGCGGAAGCTGCAGGGAGTTTCGACCGAGGTCTTCACCACGACCGAGATCGGGGGAACCACGTCCACCATCATCGAGAACTTCCTGAACACCGCCTACAACACCTGGGACCCGGCCCCGTCGGCGTTCCTGATCCTGGGCGACTACCCGGCTTCGGGATTCGACCGGGACAACGCGATCACCTCGCCGATCTACAACTCCTACTGCGTGTCGGACAACATCTACGCCGACGTCAACGGCGACCATCTTCCGGACATGATCCACGCGAGGATCACGGGACGGAACGGGACCGAACTGGGGCGGATGATCAACAAGATGCTCGACTACGAGCGCAACCCCGTCACCGACGCGCCGTACTATGACCATCCGATCATCGCTGGCGGATGGCAGACGGAGCGCTGGTTCATCCTCTGCGCGGAGACCCTCTACGGACACCAGGCCAACGCGCTGGGCAAGCACCCCGTGAGGGAGTACGCGATCTACTCCGGAACGCCGGGGACGGTCTGGTCCACGAACCAGAACACGTCGATCGTCGTGAACTACTTCGGGCCCAACGGGCTCGGCTACATTCCGGCCACGCCGCAGCATCTGACCGACTGGGGCGGCAACGCCACGCGGATCAACAACGACATCAACGCCGGGGCCTACCTGCTCGTGCACCGGGACCACGGGGCGGAGAACGGCTGGGGCGAGCCCGCCTACACCAACGCGAACCTCGCGGGCCTGCACAACACGATGCTCCCGTTCGTCTTCAGCATGAACTGCCTCACGGGCAAGTACGACTGGACCAGCGAGTGCTTCACCGAGGCCTTCCATCGCATGGCCCAGGGGGCTCTCGGGCTCGTCGCCGCCTCGGAGGTCTCCTACTCGTTCGTGAACGACACCTACGTCTGGGGGATGTGGGACACGATGTGGCCCGGCTTCATGCCCAACTACGGCCCCTACCCGCCCACGCAACCCTTCTCGACGGAGATGCGGACCGCATTCGGCATGGTGAGCGGCAAGTACTTCCTCCAATCGAGCAGCTGGCCGTACAACCCCGGCGACAAGACGGTCACCTACCACCTCTTCCATCATCACGGCGACGCCTTCATGACCCTCTACTCGCAGGTGCCCCAGAGCCTCACGGTGACCCACGACGACATCTGCATGATCGGCAACACGGTCTTCCATGTGCAGGCCGATGCGGGAGCGTTGATCGGCCTGACGATCGATGGGGAGATCGTGGCCGTCGCGACCGGAACCGGGATGCCCCAGGAGATCGAGATCCCGGCGCCGACGATGCCCGGATCCCTCAGGATCACTGTGACCAAGGCGAACTACTACAGGTACGACGAGTCGGTCGAGATCATCCCGCCGAGCGGGCCCTATCTGGTCTTCGAGACGACGCGCGTCCTGGACGATCCATTCGACCGGGACGGGATCCTCGACGCGGGCGAGCAGCCGGCTCTGTCGATCTCGCTGGAGAACGTCGGGATCGAGACGACGACGGGCGTGACGGCGCAGCTTCAGACGAGCGACCCGCACATCGCGATCCTCGATGGAGAGGCTTCCTACCCTGACATCGAAGCCGACTCGATCCGCGCCTCGATCGATCCCTTCTCGATCGTTGTGGCCGCAGGCGCCCCGGATGGGCACGTGGCGGCCTTCACGGTCACGGTCCAATCCAACGAGGGAACATGGAACTGCCCGTTCTCCCTTGCGATCCAGGGTCCGAGCCTGCATCAGGACGGCCATGTCCTGAACGACGAACCGCCCCAGGGGGATGGGGACGCCGTGATCGATCCGGGCGAGAACTTCTACCTGCAGCTATGGCTCGAGAACTCGGGCCACGCGTCCACGGGGCCGATCACGGCGACCCTGGCCACGATGGATCCCAATGTCCAGATCCTCGCTCCGGTGGCGGAGTGCCCCCCCATTCCGCCGGCAGGCAGAACGATCACGGGGGCCTTCGACGTCAAGGTTCTCTCAGCCTGCCCGAGCCCGGCCATATTGTCCTTCCAGCTCTTCCTGGCCGCTCCCGGCGGGTACTCGGCTACCTTGAACTTCAGCCTCGATGTCGGCGCATGGATCGACCAGGCGGAGACCGACAGGGGCTGGACCCTCAGCGCGCCCGACGACAATGCCACGGCGGGGCTCTGGGTCCGGGCGGAACCCGTCGGCACGACGTATGGGTCTCCGGCCCAGCAAGTGCAGCCCGAGTTCGACCACACCCCTGACCCCGCCCAGATCTGCTTCGTCACCGGCAACGGCGCGCCGGGCGGAGCCGCCGGCGACGCGGACGTCGACAACGGAAAGACGACGCTCCTCACGCCGGTCTTCGCGCTCGGCAACGCGACCTCGGCCACGATCTCCTACTGGAGGTGGTACACGAACAACCTGGGCAACAACCCCGGCCAGGACTACTGGGATGTCGAGGTCACATCGAACGGAACGACCTGGGTTCCGTTGGAGCACACGACGGCCAGCGCCAATAGCTGGAACCAGTACACGTTCAACCTCGGCGAGCATGTCACGTTGACCGACCAGGTCCGTATCCGGTTCGTGGCCTCCGACCTGGCTCCCGGATCGCTGGTCGAGGCCGCGGTGGACGACTTCGTCCTGGACGCGACCTACACGATCGCCGCGGATGCCTCGGAGGAGACCGCGACAGGGGCGCCTGGCATCGTCGCCTGCGGGCCGAATCCCGCGCGCGGGTGGATGACGGTCTCGTACCGTCTCGATCGCGCCTGCCCGGTCAGACTCACGCTGCACGATCTCGCGGGACGAAGGGTACGCACCCTCGTGAACGGCCCGGCCCTCGCGGGAATCCACGAGGTGAGCTTCGACGCGCACGACACGATCCTGAAGGCGCTCCCCTCGGGGATCTACTTCCTTAGGATGGAGGCCGACGGGGTCTCCTCGACCCGGCAGGTGACGATCGTTCGATAAGGCGAAGGGGCAGAGGCGGAGGCGGAAGCCTCGCGCCCGACTCGGAAGGCCGCCCGCCTCCCGCTCGTGGGGGGCGGGCGGGTTGCTTGGGGGCCTTATCATGAGCGGAATCGACATCCCCCTTTCCGAGGATCCCTCGATCTATCGCCGGTCCTTCCACGACAGCACCGACGCCATCGTGATCACCGATCTCGCCGGGAAGATCGCGATCGCGAATCAGGCATGGCTCAGCCTATACGGCTATGCCCTGGAGGAAGTGATCGGGAACTCGACGAGCCTCGTGAAGAGCGAGCAAACGACCCGCGAGATGTACGACTACATGTGGAGCCAGATCTCCGATCCGGCCAAGGGCTTCTGGCGTGGGGAGATCGTCAACCGAAAGAGGGACGGGACGGAAGTGGCCGTCCTTCTCACGATCACCCCCATCCGGCGGGAGGGGGGGATTGTCGGATACATGGGGCTCGGGATAGACGTCACGGAGCGGAAGGAGGCCGAGGCCCTTCGCGAGACCTACGGCATGATCGTCCGCCACGATCTCAAGGCCCCCCTCGGCTCCCTGCTCGCCCTCCTGGATGCGATGCTGGATGGGTTCACGGGGCCCATCACGGAGAAGCAAGAGGAGGTCCTCAGCCGAGCGAAGCGCTCGGCGCAGAGGATGCATGAGATCATCGCCACCTCTCTCGACATGGGTAAGCTCAAGCGCGGGATCTTGCGACTCGACATCGAGGATGTCGACCTCTTCGCCGCGGCGCGCGCATCGATCGAGACGCTCGAGCAGCTCGCCGCGAGGAGGGAAGCGCGGGTGAGGCTGTGCGCCGGGACGAGGGACGCGACACCTGAGGACACACTCGTCCTCTGTCTGGACCCGGTCCACTTGCAGCGCTGCGTCGACAATCTCCTCAAGAACGCGATCGAGGCCTCCCCGGAGGGCGGCGACGTCCGCGTCCTCATCGAGAAGACCGCGAACACGGCGTCCATCCGCTTCGAGAACGCCGGATCCCCGATCCCGCCCGACATCCGCGCGACGCTCTTTCACCCGTTCAGCGCCTACGGGAAGCGAGGGGGAACCGGACTCGGCGTCTACGGCGTCAAGATGACGGTCGAGGCGATGGGCGGGAGCATCCGCTACGAGTCGAACGAGAGCGGCACGGTCTTCGAGATCGCTTTCCCGATCGCAGTCAATCCAGAACGATGAGCCTTCGCGTCTGCCGGACCGGCTCCCGTGCCGTGACCTCCAGGGTGCCGCCGGCGCGAAACGCGGATCGTGGACAGAAGCAGGGCGCGAGCCGCGCGGGCCGGAACTCTTCCGGCCCGCTTAGGATCGCCTGGACGAGGTCGTTCCTCTCTAACGAACCACCGCCACCTGCTTGACCTGCGTCAGATCGGGCGTCTCCATCCGGACGAAGTAAACGCCCGACGCGATCCTCCTGCCCGCTTGGCCTATCGGCGAGATGTCCAGCGAGTGCTCGCCAGCCTCCTCCGTCCCTGCGAAGAGCGTCTTCACGCGCCTGCCCGCCACGTCAAACAACTCGAGCCTGACCGGCGAGCGAGCCGCCAGGCGATAGGTCAGGATCGCGCCCGAGCCGATCGGGTTGGGACGGCAGGCGCCGAGCCCGGTGATCAGGCGCCCATCGTTCTCCTGCGCGCCGGCCAGGGGAGGATGCACGATCGTCACGGTGATGTCATCGACCGCGGCCTCGACGAGGGATCCAGGAGACGTGTCGTCGGCGACGAACCGGAAGCGGACCGTCCCCGTGAGCGGAACGAAGGCTCCCACGTCGAAGGTCTGCTCGGTCCAGGAGTTCGCGCTCGCGGTCGTGTATTCGAGATGAACCCAGTTCGAGCCGTCCGAGGTGACGTCGACGCTCCAGTAGTCCTGGCCCGGGTTGTTCCCGAGGTTGTTCGTGTACCACCTCCAGTAGGAGATCGTGGCCGAGGTCGCGTCCGCCATGTCGAAGATCGGCGATAGCAGCGTCGTCCTGCCTCCGTCCACATCGTTGTCCGGGGCCGCTCCTCCCACGGGGCCGTTCGCGGTCACGAAGCAGATGTGCCCCGGATCGACGGTGTGATCGTTCTCCGGCTGCACCTGCTGGGGGGGGCTCCCGTAAGTCGTGCCGACCGGATCGGCGCGCTCCCACCGCCCGGTCGTCGCATTGTCTCCCGATGCGCCGAGCGTCCAGCCCATGTCCAGCTCCACGCTGTCGAACCAGGGTCCGACGCTGAGAAGAACCTCGGGCGACGCAAGGTAGGCATCCAACCCGCTCAGGTCGAGGACGAGCGATCCTGTGTAGATCGCGGGACACTCGGGCGAGATGTCCACCATGAAGCCGCCCACCTCGACTCCCCCGCCGACGGGGACCACCCCCACGGCCCGCGGGGTCTCGTTGCAGTCGAAGTAGCCGCCGCCATGCAGGACTCCCGTGAGATCGGGCGAGTCGCAACCGCCGACGTTCGCGATCCCGAGCGTGAGCCGGACCGTTTCGCCCGGGTCGGCGACTCCATCACCGTCGCCCGCCGCGTCGTAGATCTCGGCGACCGAGACCGCGTAGGACGGCGCCCTGGCCGCGAGGTTCATCGGCAGCACGCCGGGCTCCTCCGTGACGCCGAGCTGCAGGTTGAGCGGCTCGCCGTCCGGGACGTTGCTCGCGATGCGAATCACGTATGGCGGGACATTGGCAACGGTGCCCTCCGAGGGGATCTGCCCGTAGGCGCTCGAGGGAACGAGCAGCGTCACATAGGGCGAGGTCGTCGCGAGCGTGCCGATGACGTTCTCCGCGTCCGACAAGCCCATATTGTGCAGGGCGATCGTCAGCTCGATCTTCTCCCCGAAGTCGATCACGCCGTCGCCATCGCCCTGGGAGGATCCGTTGCCGTCGTCGTCGATCGTGATCTGGTCGATCGCGAGGTAGACCCCTTCCATGTTGCCGAAGAGGTTCAGCATGTCCCCCAGCCCGGCCGGAGTGCTGCTGTACTGGGGCGTCTCCGACTCGAAGTCGTTCGCCTCGGCGTAGATGAAGGCCTCATGCATCGAGACGATCCCGTCGTTGTTGGTGTCGGCATCGACCGGAACTCCGGCGGGGGTCTCCCAGCCGACCGCGCAGGTCCAGTGGTAGACGAAGGTGTCGTAGATGTAGTCGGGGCCCATCGCCCAGGAGAGCTCGTTCCAGTTGGCCGCGGTCGCGATGACGCGGCCGTCGCCGGCCAGGTCGTCGATCATTCCCCCGCTGTAGCACTGCTCGAAAGTGCAGATGATCGTCTCGCACGGTAGCGCGGCCACATAAGCGGCCATCTGATCGTCCCGCAGCTCCTCGAGATTCCAGAGATTGAGGTAGCAGTCGTACCCCGACTGCTGGCCGCCGTGGTCGGTCGTGAAGATGAAGAGCTGGTCGCTCGAGGTGAGAGTGGCGGCCAGCTCGTTGAAGACCTGGCCGACGTACTGGAGGGTAGCCGGGTACTCGATGTCCGGATCGCCGTCGCCGTCGAGATCGGGAGGCGAGTTCGTGCCGTTGGATCTATCGACCGCCGGGTTCGTCCCGTCGGAGATGCAGACCCGGATGTGGTCATCCGCGTACCCGTAGTACTCGACGAGCGCCCGGTAGATGAAGGCGCAGTCGTTCCAGTAGCGGATGTGGTTGTTGGACTGGTTGGCGCCTCCGCTGATGATGAAGGCCCAGGCCTGGCCGCGCGCGGGCGCGGGCTTCGGTAGGCCGCGCAGAAGCTCGCTGAATCTCTCGAGACTCGCCTCCGAGACGCCCGGAGGCGGGTTGTCGCTGCCGCTCGTGATCTCGATGAGCTCCGGCTGGA from Candidatus Eisenbacteria bacterium encodes:
- a CDS encoding PAS domain S-box protein, whose protein sequence is MSGIDIPLSEDPSIYRRSFHDSTDAIVITDLAGKIAIANQAWLSLYGYALEEVIGNSTSLVKSEQTTREMYDYMWSQISDPAKGFWRGEIVNRKRDGTEVAVLLTITPIRREGGIVGYMGLGIDVTERKEAEALRETYGMIVRHDLKAPLGSLLALLDAMLDGFTGPITEKQEEVLSRAKRSAQRMHEIIATSLDMGKLKRGILRLDIEDVDLFAAARASIETLEQLAARREARVRLCAGTRDATPEDTLVLCLDPVHLQRCVDNLLKNAIEASPEGGDVRVLIEKTANTASIRFENAGSPIPPDIRATLFHPFSAYGKRGGTGLGVYGVKMTVEAMGGSIRYESNESGTVFEIAFPIAVNPER
- a CDS encoding T9SS type A sorting domain-containing protein → MRSKAAPPQSHRPLIHALSVLFLLLLVMGSPAHQALAQAPAVDRDEAVSLVTRTQLGGSLDGVRLFVHPRPLVAGEAVSAWREVIFVAADPSWFVFVDRYPGANWEHPCWYFQVDASSGEVRRYDATTPPLFQPELIEITSGSDNPPPGVSEASLERFSELLRGLPKPAPARGQAWAFIISGGANQSNNHIRYWNDCAFIYRALVEYYGYADDHIRVCISDGTNPAVDRSNGTNSPPDLDGDGDPDIEYPATLQYVGQVFNELAATLTSSDQLFIFTTDHGGQQSGYDCYLNLWNLEELRDDQMAAYVAALPCETIICTFEQCYSGGMIDDLAGDGRVIATAANWNELSWAMGPDYIYDTFVYHWTCAVGWETPAGVPVDADTNNDGIVSMHEAFIYAEANDFESETPQYSSTPAGLGDMLNLFGNMEGVYLAIDQITIDDDGNGSSQGDGDGVIDFGEKIELTIALHNMGLSDAENVIGTLATTSPYVTLLVPSSAYGQIPSEGTVANVPPYVIRIASNVPDGEPLNLQLGVTEEPGVLPMNLAARAPSYAVSVAEIYDAAGDGDGVADPGETVRLTLGIANVGGCDSPDLTGVLHGGGYFDCNETPRAVGVVPVGGGVEVGGFMVDISPECPAIYTGSLVLDLSGLDAYLASPEVLLSVGPWFDSVELDMGWTLGASGDNATTGRWERADPVGTTYGSPPQQVQPENDHTVDPGHICFVTANGPVGGAAPDNDVDGGRTTLLSPIFDMADATSATISYWRWYTNNLGNNPGQDYWSVDVTSDGSNWVHLEYTTASANSWTEQTFDVGAFVPLTGTVRFRFVADDTSPGSLVEAAVDDITVTIVHPPLAGAQENDGRLITGLGACRPNPIGSGAILTYRLAARSPVRLELFDVAGRRVKTLFAGTEEAGEHSLDISPIGQAGRRIASGVYFVRMETPDLTQVKQVAVVR